In Spirochaetota bacterium, the genomic window TTTATGGTGAAATACACAACACAATCCTTTATCCTACCTATATCCTCAACGACAGGTTCTGTTTCATTATCGGATACACCATACTTTTTCATCATCTCATTTGTTATTACAACCCAAACTATCTTGCTATCACAACACGCTTTGATATTCAGAAAGACTTCTCCCTCAAACTTTATGAAGTTCAGAGATTTGTTTTGGAACATTGCCATTGTGAAGAACGATGGTTTTATACCAGTCTTGAGTAATTCCGAAGCAATTATGTGTGTATACGGTCTAACCGAATCAAACCTAAACGAACCACTATCACCTACAATAGCAGGATAGATAAGCATAGCAAGATCCTTATCTATCTCTACTCCTAGAGATTTTGCTATGTTATACACTATTTCTCCAGTTCCGACTACTTCAAGTTCAACTAGATTGTAATCGCCAAACATATCGTTGTCATGATGGTGGTCTATATTTACAACTGTCTTAAATTGAGATATGAGTTTCTGAAAGGTTTTACCTATTCTTTTCTTCTCACCACTGTCAAGGACTACTAGAACATAGTTAGATAGATCTATATTATTCAGTTCTTCAACCCCCTTTATACTGTCCCAAGTTGGTATGAATGAGAATATCCTTTCAAAAACCTCTTTTCTCTCTTCGCTAACCACTAAAACTTCTTTTTTACCGAGTTTTTTGAGTATATAGGAGAGCGAGAGAGATGAACCAACAGCATCGTAGTCTGGATTTACGTGAAAGGTTATAACAAACTTATCTTCCTTTTTTAGTATTTCCTTTATGTCTTCAATAGTCGAATTTGCGATCCTATCATTTACTATCATACTCTAAATCTCCTTTAACCTCTTTTAGTATTTCAAACACTTTCATACTTTCGTCTAGGTTAATAAATTCAAAGAATATCTCTGGTGAATGGATTGTTTTCAAGGTTTTTGCTAAACTTCTTCTTATAAAGCTTTTTGCTTTTATAAGACTCCTTATACTGCTTTTTATATCTTCTTTTTCACTTGAAAAGATACTCAACTTTACTGTTGCATATTTTAGATCCTTTGATAACTCAACATCAAAAACGCTTATAATACCTTTTACTCTCTCATCTCGGAGTTGAGAAATTATTTTTGAGATTTCGCTTTGTATGAAGGAAGATACTCTCTTTATTCGCAATTCTTTAGCCATACATAAAGGATTAATAATAGTAATAATAGTTTTCAATTTCAACCGAAGTTTGAAGAATTTCAATTTCAAAACCTTCTATTATACCTTACATTCAACCTTGGTTCAAATGTAGGCTTGTTTTCAACTAGTGATGAGGAGTATTGGAATTCTAGGAAGAAATTGTAAATAGACCAACTAACAACAAAATTGTGCAACATAACATTAGTAAATTCACTTTCATTACCAACTGTATCAATAAGTAATCTATATTCAAGTAATACATTTGGTATAATATTTTTACCAATCCTTAATTCTGTGCCTTTCATAATGTCTCTAAATGTGAAGAAAGGATTTCCCTCAACAAGAGATAGGAAGTATGTTGATACAAACGGTGACCTAAAGGTGAATACATCAAGACCCGTATATCTTCTTACATTGTATGATAACGCTTCATACAAACCAACTTTCTCTATAAGTGATATACCTTGTTTTAGAGTCCCCCTTAATTCAGTTGGTAATCCTAGTAACGATGCTATCTCAGATTGGCTCCTTTCAGGTTGTGACCTAAACGAAGACCTAATTGATGTTGCCTTTCCAGATACATCCATAATTACCCTAACATTCTCTTCCGTTCTGTTGTCAAAAGCATAAGTGTACAGTGTTCCACTTACAAAAGGAACAAAATCCATCTCCTCCCCAGAAAAAACTATTCTCAGGTTATCAATGTTGAAGTTCTTACCTAGATATATAAGACTACCAGAACTTATGTTAGCAGACCCCGTTAAGAGTAGTGTGTTTTTAGCAAAACTACCTTTTACTACTATATTCCCATAATCTACTCTACCGTTTATAACCTCAGATTCAAAGTGCGAGTTGGTCATAGATATAGATAAATTCCAATCTGCTATCTGGGCGAAGTTGTAACCAAAGAACTCGTCTGTTTGACTTACTTGAACGATAAAGTAATATACTTTTGAACTATCAAGTAATCTGATATTACCACTCATCTGTGGTGCATTTGCTCTACCTCTTATATTAAGGTTTGCTACGGAAGGTCCTTGAATTATGAGACCTCCCCCTAAATCTAGGTTTAAACTCAAGTTTCCTCTTAAATTAACTATTGATATATCAAGCGATGGATCTCCTATATTCTTTAGGTCTATAACAGAGGATACATTTACGGTAATATTACCACTTGACAACGGTATGTTTTTGGCTATGATTTTACTATCTCGTAGTTCTACATTCGCTCTTTGGACACTAAATACTGAGTTGATAAAATTGATCCTGATAGATTTTAGCGATAGAATTGCATACCCATGCATATCCAATCCATCAGGTTTTATGACAACTCTTGTCTTCCCAAATTCCAACATACCTTCTATATCATCCACAAAATCAGGAACGATAAGGAATTCAACTGGTATCCTACCGTTCAAATAACCATCAACTACTCCTTCTTGAATGTCCGCTTTATATTCATACAATTTTTCATTATCTCTTGTGTAAGATACTGTCAAGGTGTCATTATCCTTGTAAATATTAAGTCCATCTCCAGTCCCTTCAAGTTTGATAACATTACCTTCTACAACGATTCTTCTTTGCCATTTCTCATTAAGACCCGAGAATCCTTGTGTATCAACATTTACACTTCCCTCAAACTTATCTTCTAAAAATCTCCCGGTAATCTGTATAGCGTCCCTACTCGTCCTTGCATTCCCAACCCTTTCCTTAAAGTATAATCTTGAAGACAATGAATTTTTGTTAAATGCTGTGTATAAGTAGAATATGTTATAGTAATTCACAATTGTAGCATTTATCTTAATACTTTCATCCTTATAAGCGTTTAGCCTAACCCTGTTGAATATACCTTCAGTTTTTAAATATAGGTCTGCTATGATTTCTTCAATCATTTCATAGAGATGTTTTTTTGTCATGTTTAATCTTGTTCTCAAACTACCATCTATCCAAGATATAACACCAAACGCTAATGGAAGTTTTTTAAAGTCTGCTATTATATCTAATCTTTCTGGAAGTCCTAGAATAACCAATATCCTTGAGTCACCTATTTTTAGTCTAGATATCACTCCATCACTTACTTTCAGGTCACCAGAGAATTCAATTGCTCTAGTTTCGGTATAGATAAAACCATTCGTTATTACAATACTCTCAAAACTACCTATTAGGTCAGACTTGAGATGAAAGGTTCCAAACTTCAGACCAATTTCTACATTTATATTATCACCAACTATACCCTGTAATTTCGTAAGCGTCAAATCTCCTAGAGGTATGTCTTTGAGTGATAATTCTACCAATAGTGCTTTGATATCTAGATCAATACTACCATACTTTCTAGAGACCAGACTAATTTTTGATGAATTACCAGTAACTCTAAAGTAATCCTCAATATTTTGTCGTTTGAGTTTAACTATACCTGTTGCATAGTCTGAATTGTAGAGTATCTCTCCTTCTAGTGAGAGTTCAAGGTTTTTAATGTTGAGCCTCTTAATGTTTATAAAGTTATTGTTAATCCTAACATCAGCAATAACTTGATCATTCTCTCCGTTTATGTAAAGAAGAAAATTAGTGTTTGAAAAACTTACAACTACTATAATATTACTTGAGTTTAGAAAAGGAATATTCCCTAAAATCTGAGACAATAACTTATCCTTTATCTCAATCCTTCCGTCAAGTTTATCCAATCTTATACTTCCATCTAGGTAACTATTTACAACTACAATCCTGTTTGAATTTATAATCATCCCGTTCAACAAACTCCCTTTAACAGGACCAATATCAATATAAGATGAGTTAATTTTTATGTTATCTTTAACTTCCGAAAGGAAATATCCATCAAGTTTTAATTTTCCTAAATAGAAGTTTTTGATTGAAAACGACAAAACTCTATTCTCAAGGTCAATAGACAACCTCTTACTGTTCGTATTTCTGTACCTTACTTTTAGAGTAGTATCTTCATCAAGTCTTTTGTAGTATATGTAGAAATTCGTGGAGATTACATTTAGAAAAGTTCCATCACTTGACAGGTTAAAAGTAATAATTGAGTCCTTTAAAATACTTTTAAACATGTTTTCAACATCAGGTGCGAATTCTGGTGGTATCAGTGCGGATAGATAAGAACTCACAGGATAGAGCCTGTCGAGAAGGTCATAAACTTGAATTTCAAACTTTATGTTTTCGGAAGAAAGTTCCATATATGCGTAGTAGTCTGGATCTAGAAATATTCCTACTATTCTATCATCCTGTTTTGAAAGATGAACCTTGACATCTACAATACCTATATTAAACAAATGATTACTCGTGAAAACCAAAAAACCGTTTAGGTTGCTTATGTTTCCCTGATTATCTATTGTTATTATACCCGACGACTCAAGTGTAGATTGTAGTATTGGTGTAGATTCGTTAAGATCCAACTTTATCTGAGTCAAGACATCAAATACAACATTACCATCTATCACATTAATAGATGTATTATCTATTCCTACACGAATACCTTCAGTGATAATAGTAATATCATTGAACCTAAATCTAGAGCCTTGCAGTAGATTTAGAATATCGTAAATATACTTTCTTTCAAACTGATTTGTCCCAGTAGTTGAAGAATTAATTGATAGTAGTTGTATTACTACATTGGATGTATACAAATAACTTATTGGTATTCTTCTTAAAATTAACTTTCTTACGTCAATCATTAATTCAATATCCTTCAAGGTCACTATGAAGTCAGAATTAGAAATTTCAACACCCTCTACCCTTACTAAAAGATCTGGAGTAATTACCACCCTCTTAACCTTTGCATATATATCAAAAGTTTCAAGTTGCTCCATTAATACATCCTTGTTTGAATTAACCAGTATGTTAGCAAGACCTATGACAAGAAAATACATTAGAACTATTAGAATAACTACCTTAATTGGTGAAAAACTTAGTTTCATATTACATTAAAATTATACTAAAAAATCTAACACTCAAGAAAATTAGAAAGTTAATTCACTAAAAGTGCTAACATTAATTTCAGGAACAGTCTTTTTTACTAATCCTTTCAAAACCTGTCCGGGACCAACTTCTATTACAAGATCTGGGTTTAGTGATTTTATATACTCAACTATGCTCGTCCATAGAACGGGTGAGTACATTTGTTTTTCCGTAATATCCAACATTTCCTCTTTTGAAGATGGGTATGGTTTTGCGTTGTAGTTTGCTATCACTGGTATGGATGGTGAAGATAGGTTTATGGTTTCTAGAAACTTTCTAAATTCTTTCGCTGGAGCTTCCATAAGCTTTGAGTGAAATGCTCCAGATACTGCTAATTCAATTACTCTTTTAGCACCAGCAGACTTGAGTAGTTCGGTTGCTTCTTGTATAGCTGATCTATAACCGGATATAACAGTCTGGTCAGGTGCATTGTAATTAACTGGTTCTACATACTTACCTTGGTCTGTGAGTTTATCGCATATTTCTTTTATTTTCTCTGGTGCTAGTCCTATAACTGCTGCCATACCACCTTTACCTTCAGGGTCTGCCTTGGACATAAGTTCTCCTCTCTTCCTCACAATCTTCACACCATCTTCAAACGAAAACACTCCTGATGAGTAGAGAGCAGAGTATTCACCTAGACTATGCCCCGCAACAGCGATAATATTCATATCCTTAATCTCTCTCTTTATAACCTCTAACATACAAGCAGAGATTAGGAATATACTTGGTTGTGCGTTGTACGTGTCTTTAAGTGTGTCTTCACTACTTCTAAATATTATCTCCTCCATATCTACTCCTATTACATTACTAGCAGTTTTGAACATCTCTCTCACATAATCAAACCTATCATAGATGTCCTTACCCATTCCAACCGATTGAGACCCCTGTCCCGGAAAGATTAAAACTACATTTCTCATAAACAACCTCCCAAGAAATTTTAATCGGATATATCCATATCTATCTACTTTTCATCTTGACTCTATAGGTTCTAGAATTTGGCAGATCAACATATTTAATCAAACTTGGAATTAATCTTTATGGGAATAAACAATGATTATCCAACAATAGACATATCTACTTACGAAAGTATAAGTTATCTAACTATATACCTTTTAGGATTCACCTTTCTTCCATTTTTTATGACCTCAAAGTGTAGATGTGGTCCTGTTGTCATACCTGTATCACCTACTCTTCCTATGATATGTCCTCTACTTACTCTCTGGCCTTCTTTTACCAGTATTTTAGAAAGATGTCCGTATAGCGTTTTAGTTGATGAACTGTGTTTTATGACTATGAAGTATCCATATCCTTCGTCGTATCCAGTTTTTTCAACTATTCCATACATTGCAGATTTCACAGGAGACCCGTAAGGTGCGGATATGTCAAGACCTGAATGGAATCTACGGAGGCCTAAAACTGGATGTATCCTATACCCATAACCAGATGTAAATCTACCTAGAAGTGGTTTCAAAAAACCTATACCAAGCATATCAGTAATCTCCCGCCAACTCAATTCTACTCCCGGAACTAGACATTCATTCTTGAAATGCATTTTATAGCCGTTTGCTATGAACACTTCAAATGGATGAACATTATACTTACTCGCAACATCAAATACAGAGAAACTACCAGCCTTCCTATACTTTACAACATCTTCTTCCGCATAAAGAAGATTCTTTCCAACCGCCAAAGATTGCGATGACAAAACATTAAGACTCACTAGTGTGCTTATGGAAGTGCCTAACTTCTTTGATATACTTAGTAGTGTGTCTCCTTTAACTACTTTGTATTCTTTAATTTGTATCGGTGATACATCAATACCCAAGTATCTTCTGTAAAAAAGATGTATGATATATTCATCACTTTTTGATACAAGTGAAGGAATTAGGTTTGAGATAATACTGTATAGAGACACTATTATCATCACTAGAGATATTAGGGCTATGGTGATAGGTCCGAGTTCTTTAAGTGCCAGTAGTAGTTGTTGTATAAATAGTCTTCTTCTTACCGAATAATTAAGTTTAAGGATTTGCCTATAAAGGCTCATAATTTATCTCTTCAGATTAACTGCAGTTCCAAGCATACTATCGGTTGTTTGGATGCTTTTTGAATTAAACTCATAAGCTCTCTGTGCTACTATCATATCAACAAACTCTCTAACTGCATTTACATTTGACATTTCAAGAAAACCTTGGTGAAGTTTCCCAAAACCATCTTTTGAAGGTATTCCTTCGTAAGCAGGACCTGAAGCAGGTGTTTCCCTGAAAAGGTTCTCACCAATACTGTCAAGTCCGGCAGGGTTTGTAAATCTGTAGAGTTTTATTTGACCGACTTCAATCTCATCGTTTGAGTCAAAAACTTTAGCATACACCATCCCATTATCAAGTATCTTTATACTCTCAAATCTAAAACCTTCTGGAAATACTATCTGAGGGTCAAACCTATACCCGTTTGATGTTAGTAATTCTCCGTTTGAGTCCAGTTTAAATGAACCATCTCTTGTGTATGCGTATGTTCCATCAGGTAGCACTATTCTGAAGTATCCCTCACCTGCTATCGCTACATCAAGTTTGTTACCAGTATTCTGTAGTGCTCCTTGTGTGTGAAACTTGAATGTTGCCGAAGGTTTAACACCAAGTCCAACCTGTATCGGCACAGGATAGATTGTAAGTTCAGAAGAAGGAGTTCCTGCCATTCGCTGTGTCTGATAGAGTAATTCCTCAAACTCTGCTCTACTTCTTTTATAGCCAGTTGTGTTAATGTTAGCAAGGTTGTTTGATATAACATCTATGTTAAACTGTCCTCCTATCATCCCAGATGCTCCAGTCCAGAGCGACCTGACCATAACTACCTCCAAATCACAACTAATCCTAATTTTCGTATAAATTTGAACAAACTCAATGTTTGAAACAATAGGTACAGAAGAATTAAACAAGTCTTAAATACAAGAGCTTCGTAGAATTTTGTTTTCCAAGAAAACCTGAAATTTCCTAAGAATTTTCAATCTATCTCTACTAGTTTTAGATACACTAACATATACTAAACTTACACAATTTACACTACCTGTCTTGCTAACTATTCTGATTTAACTTCGTTTTGTCGTGTTAGATAGACAAAGAGACACCTAATAACTTATCTTCTTAATTTCTTTTATCTTTTTCTCCTCCATCGCAAGGACATGCTTCTCCTCTAGCAATTCTTCAAGTATCTCTTGGTCCGTTGTATCTTTTGATACTCTCTCTATTATTGCTTGAATTTCTCTCTTCCTCTCCCTTATGTTCTTTATCTTGTAGAGACTTAGAAGGAAGTCAAAATCTTCCTTTAGGTTTTCGGAGTAAGTCCTTACAAATCCAGCGACTTTTGACTCAACTTCAGACTGTAGTAGGTAAAGTTGATTTATAGTCTCATCATCTATCTCCTCACTTATAAGGTAATTCTCAAGAAAGAATAAGTATGACCTAGCAGTTTCATCTCTTATATCACTTATATCTACTTCCGACTTTAGTGTCTCTATGAGAATGTTGTTTTTGGATATCATGTAAGCGAGTATAAGTTCCAGAGTGTTAAGAGAAAGACTTGAATAATTTACCATAATGTTATCAATGGTAATACGCTGTCTATTTTGATACTTCTCAAACTCTGAACGCATTATGGTCTGACTTATTCCCATCATTTCAGAGACTTTTTTAAGCGCTTCTTCTTTGTCGTATAGATTTCTAAACACAGATATTAGCGAAAAAAATTTTAGAACAAGAGACATCCTTGAGTTTTTATCAACACTACTCATCAAATCTTTGTAGGACTCAATAAAGAAATCAATTACACTCATAGAATTAGATAGTAACAATTTTTCATCTATCACCTCTCCCTTGTTATCGTAAAATTTGATAAACTCATCTGGGTCCTTCTGACTAACTTTTACAACCTTTACATCAAGGTCGGAGTTGTTCATTATAAGAAAAACTGCTCTCTCAACTGCGTTTATCCCCGCATTATCAGAGTCAAAGAATAGATATATCTCTTTGGCTATATTACTTATCAGTCTAAGTTGCTCAACCGTAAGAGAAGTTCCCATAACCCCACAAACATTATCAATCCCTTTCCTGTGAAGAGATATAACATCAAAATACCCTTCTACCAAGAAAACTCTTCCCGTTTCTCTTATCGCATTTTTTGCGTTGTTTAAACCAAAAAGTATCTGTCTTTTTTTGAATATTGGTGTCTCCGGTAGATTTATATACTTTGGTTCTTTAGTGTCTTCTGAAAGTGTTCTGCCAGCAAAACCAACAATATCACCATATTCGTTTTCAATAGGAAATGTTAGTCTATTTCTCAAAAGGTCTATAGGTCCTGATGTTGTGCTAACCACAAGTCTTGACTCAAAGATCGTCTCATCAGTGAAGAATTTTGACTTCAAGTATCTATACAACAAATCTTTTGAGTTTGGAGACATACCAAACTTGAACTTCTTTGCAGTTTTTGAGTCTATTTTCCTACTTTTTAGGTAGTTTATTCCTATCTTTTGTTTGTCTCCTTTGGTTAGGTAGTAGTAGAAGAATTTCTGTGCTTCCATATTGAGTTGCTTTAGAGATAAGATTATTGACCTACTTTTAGATGTCCTTGACAGATAACTATCAATATCGATTCCTGCTTCTTTTCCAACCTTTCTAACTGCCTCCATAAATGATATTTTCTCAATCTCCATAACGAAAGTTATGACATCGCCAGTCTTGCCGCACCCGAAGCAGTGGAATATCCCCTTATCTGGAGAGATAGTAAAAGAAGGTGTCTTATCATTATGGAACGGACAGTTTGCGATATAATTTTTACCGGACTTCTTTAGGTTTATGTATCTACCTATAACATCTTCTATCCTAACGAGACTCTTTATGTTGGATATGATTTCCCTTATGTCCATACTAAAAATTCTGTAGGAACTTTCTAATGATATTTTCGCCGTTCTTGTGACTCTTTTCTGGATGAAACTGAACTGCAAAAATGTTATCAACAAGTATTGATGATGTAAAGACCTCTCCGTTATAGTCGGTTGTAGTATTTACCACAGTATTATCTTTAGGATTTGCATAGAATGAATGGACGAAATAGAAGTACTTACCTTCATCTTCAGAGTTGAAAAACAGAGTTTCTTTCTTAACATTTACCTGATTCCAACCTATATGTGGTATAGGTTGAGCAAATCTGAACCTAACAACTTCACCTTTAAGAATCCCTAATCCTTCGTAAGTTCCATTTTCATAACCAATCTCAAAAAGAACTTGAAGCCCAACACATACTCCCATAAACTTTCTACCACTCCTTATCCATTCCCTAACAAACTCGTCAATCTTACTTTCCTTTAGGTTTTTCATCACATCTCCAAAAGCGCCAACCCCTGGAAGTATTATCTTACTAGATGCCCTAAGGACTTCTATATCAGAAGAAACTACAACTTCAATCCCCATACTCTTTCCAACACGAACGATAGCGTTAATCATACTTCTTATATTACCAGCTCCATAGTCTATGATTCCAACCATAAGAAAATTATAAACAAAAACCTAGATTGCTTATAAATTTGAAAGACTTCAAACCTTTTGAATATATTTGTTTTTATGAGGTTGGTACTGAGAATTTTGTTGATTCTAACTACAACTCAAGCATTAATATTCGCAAACGTAAACAATCTCCTGCCATCACAACCTGCTCTAGTTGTAAAATTCCAGAGTTTTAAGTATTTTAACGAGAACTTGTCAAATCTCATCTTGCTTATGTTCCCAAGATCTTATAACGAGACTATGAGCTCTATAAAATCATATTTTGAAGAAATATTCGGTGTTGATATAACTGAATTGAGTAATCTTGAAAGTATAGGAATTAGCACAAATAGAGAGTTTGGATTCGGCTTTAATCGTAAGGGGCAACCTTTCATAATACTACCGATAAGCACAACAAACCTTGATGAGAGAATAGTAAGACTTCAAAATATACTCTATAAACTAGCATTCACAAGTTTTACATTCACGAGAGACTACATAATAGCGACTGGTAAGGACTTTGAGAAAAGTATGGTATCACAACTTCCAAGTGACTATAATGTATATCTGTCAAACCCTGTTTTTGACACAATAACTCCTTTCAAGATACCTTTAGCATTTTCAGAGAACTACCTAGTAGTTAAGTTGAAGACAATATCTTCTAACTTGATTTCACTAGAACTCTTTCAAACTCCCGTTATGCTTGAGATAACAAATCAGTCGTTCAGGCTTGACAACATAAGTTATACATTTCAAAAGGATAGTATTCCAATAATTATTGACCTCAAGATGAGACCGATAGATATCATTTCCAACATTCGCTTTTTTGAGAGAACCATTGATCTAGGAATATACAAAATCCTTACTAACTTTGAGAAGGAGTTTGAAGTTAACACTATTGAAGTAATCACGAATCTTGTAGGTCCCTCAACATTCTTTATATACGGTTATAACAACGAACTCAACAACAAAATAATGTTCGTATCTTCAGTAAACGACCAAAACCTTATGATCAGGACGATTGATAGAATGGCTAGAGAAATGGCTAGAAAAAGAGATGTGTTTAAGTTCTCAATTTTTGACAAAACATTCTACAGACTACCTATAAAAGAAAACCATAATCTCTATGTAGGTGTAATATTCAACAGATTTATAGTATCTACTGATAGAGATATTCTAATAGGTTTTGTTAGGAATATAGCAAATGATGTTAAAGAATTTACAGAAGAGCATAAGGGAGCAATAAATGTAGTGATCAATTCGCAACCTACATTAAACAACACTGTTAGAATAAACACTTCGGAAGTCAATCCTTTTATCCGACAGATACTACCGCTTGTTGTTCAGAGCAAGAGAGTAATAATCTCATCACAGATAGTTACAAACACTGTTTATAGTTCTATCAACATTGAATACTAATTTTTTAGGTTCAATCAGTCAGTAGATTTTGATTTCTACTGGATGATCAGGTAAGTTCTTAAACTATTTTTATCTAACTTGCTCTTTCTTCTAGACGGTTTTTTAGTTAAGAGGCTCATTCAGCACTAAAGTATTCAAATATTGTAACAAAAGAAATGCACTTGGTTATGAATTTTTATATGAGTTTCGGGGCTTTGTTACTGAGTTAAGGTTTTATTTCTTGCAACTAGGAGATGATTGCTTTGAGGCAAAATCTTTGTGTTAGTTATTTTACAGTAGTCCGAGATATTGTACACTGAATCTCTATTTTACTTCTAGAGTTCAAGGAACTCCTTTTAAAATCTTTAGGCTATATGGTAATTCAAGATAACTTGAAATTTGTGAAGGTATCCTTTGCACTCCAACGATTATATCGAAGTTTTCAGATTTGCTTTGAATTACTTGTTTCTTAACTTTCTGTGCCAATTCCAAGCGTGATTAATTATATCTTCAATACCATATTCTGGTGTCCAGTTCAAAACCTTCTTTGCTTTGTCACTCTTTGCTATTAGGATGGGTGGATCTCCAGGTCTTCGCTCAACTTCTTCAACTGGGAAGTTAATCTTCGTAACTTTCTTGACTGTATCTATAATTTCTCTTACGCTAAAGCCTGTTCCATTACCTAGATTGAAGTAGTTTGAGCTATTACCTTGAAATAGGAATTCAATACCTTTTATATGTGCGGTTGCAAGGTCATTTACGTGAATGTAGTCTCTTATACAAGTTCCGTCTGGGGTAGGGTAGTCAGTTCCGAATATCTTTATTGACTTTCTGATTCCTAGTGCAGCATCTAAAATGAGGGGTATAAGATGTGTTTCAGGCTCGTGTGCTTCACCTAGTTCTCCATCAGGGTCTGCACCAGCAGCATTAAAATACCTAAACGCAACATACTTAAGTCCGTGTGCATCAGAATAATCTTTTAAAACCTGCTCTATCATCCATTTTGTTCTACCATAGGGATTTATAGGATTTTTCACTTCTTCTTCATCTATAGGAACATTCTCTGGCATTCCATATACTGCAGCGGTTGATGAGAATATTATTTTATCCACTCCAACATCAAGCATAGTATCAAAAAGGTTTAAAGCATTATACAGGTTATTCTGGTAATACTTTCTTGGGTTTTGAACTGATTCACCTACCTCAATGTAAGCGCAGAAGTGCATCACGATATCAATCTTGTAGTTCCTTAAGGTAAGTTCTAATTGTTTTCTATCACCTATATCACCAAGAACAAGCTTACCATATTTTGCAAGAAATTCATAACCGTGAGATAAGTTGTCATATATTATGACATTATAGCCTTGTTTTGAAAGCAACTTACAAACATGAGAACCGATATACCCGGCACCTCCTGCTACCAAAACATTCATATAGACCTCCTTATATCTTCATTTTCATAACTTCCCTAA contains:
- a CDS encoding bifunctional oligoribonuclease/PAP phosphatase NrnA, which translates into the protein MIVNDRIANSTIEDIKEILKKEDKFVITFHVNPDYDAVGSSLSLSYILKKLGKKEVLVVSEERKEVFERIFSFIPTWDSIKGVEELNNIDLSNYVLVVLDSGEKKRIGKTFQKLISQFKTVVNIDHHHDNDMFGDYNLVELEVVGTGEIVYNIAKSLGVEIDKDLAMLIYPAIVGDSGSFRFDSVRPYTHIIASELLKTGIKPSFFTMAMFQNKSLNFIKFEGEVFLNIKACCDSKIVWVVITNEMMKKYGVSDNETEPVVEDIGRIKDCVVYFTIKEKVERGLISVALRSKGNFDVSEVAKKLGGGGHKNASGVTFDLSLGVEEVEKRVLEELKKHL
- the rbfA gene encoding 30S ribosome-binding factor RbfA codes for the protein MAKELRIKRVSSFIQSEISKIISQLRDERVKGIISVFDVELSKDLKYATVKLSIFSSEKEDIKSSIRSLIKAKSFIRRSLAKTLKTIHSPEIFFEFINLDESMKVFEILKEVKGDLEYDSK
- a CDS encoding translocation/assembly module TamB — translated: MKLSFSPIKVVILIVLMYFLVIGLANILVNSNKDVLMEQLETFDIYAKVKRVVITPDLLVRVEGVEISNSDFIVTLKDIELMIDVRKLILRRIPISYLYTSNVVIQLLSINSSTTGTNQFERKYIYDILNLLQGSRFRFNDITIITEGIRVGIDNTSINVIDGNVVFDVLTQIKLDLNESTPILQSTLESSGIITIDNQGNISNLNGFLVFTSNHLFNIGIVDVKVHLSKQDDRIVGIFLDPDYYAYMELSSENIKFEIQVYDLLDRLYPVSSYLSALIPPEFAPDVENMFKSILKDSIITFNLSSDGTFLNVISTNFYIYYKRLDEDTTLKVRYRNTNSKRLSIDLENRVLSFSIKNFYLGKLKLDGYFLSEVKDNIKINSSYIDIGPVKGSLLNGMIINSNRIVVVNSYLDGSIRLDKLDGRIEIKDKLLSQILGNIPFLNSSNIIVVVSFSNTNFLLYINGENDQVIADVRINNNFINIKRLNIKNLELSLEGEILYNSDYATGIVKLKRQNIEDYFRVTGNSSKISLVSRKYGSIDLDIKALLVELSLKDIPLGDLTLTKLQGIVGDNINVEIGLKFGTFHLKSDLIGSFESIVITNGFIYTETRAIEFSGDLKVSDGVISRLKIGDSRILVILGLPERLDIIADFKKLPLAFGVISWIDGSLRTRLNMTKKHLYEMIEEIIADLYLKTEGIFNRVRLNAYKDESIKINATIVNYYNIFYLYTAFNKNSLSSRLYFKERVGNARTSRDAIQITGRFLEDKFEGSVNVDTQGFSGLNEKWQRRIVVEGNVIKLEGTGDGLNIYKDNDTLTVSYTRDNEKLYEYKADIQEGVVDGYLNGRIPVEFLIVPDFVDDIEGMLEFGKTRVVIKPDGLDMHGYAILSLKSIRINFINSVFSVQRANVELRDSKIIAKNIPLSSGNITVNVSSVIDLKNIGDPSLDISIVNLRGNLSLNLDLGGGLIIQGPSVANLNIRGRANAPQMSGNIRLLDSSKVYYFIVQVSQTDEFFGYNFAQIADWNLSISMTNSHFESEVINGRVDYGNIVVKGSFAKNTLLLTGSANISSGSLIYLGKNFNIDNLRIVFSGEEMDFVPFVSGTLYTYAFDNRTEENVRVIMDVSGKATSIRSSFRSQPERSQSEIASLLGLPTELRGTLKQGISLIEKVGLYEALSYNVRRYTGLDVFTFRSPFVSTYFLSLVEGNPFFTFRDIMKGTELRIGKNIIPNVLLEYRLLIDTVGNESEFTNVMLHNFVVSWSIYNFFLEFQYSSSLVENKPTFEPRLNVRYNRRF
- the fabD gene encoding ACP S-malonyltransferase, yielding MRNVVLIFPGQGSQSVGMGKDIYDRFDYVREMFKTASNVIGVDMEEIIFRSSEDTLKDTYNAQPSIFLISACMLEVIKREIKDMNIIAVAGHSLGEYSALYSSGVFSFEDGVKIVRKRGELMSKADPEGKGGMAAVIGLAPEKIKEICDKLTDQGKYVEPVNYNAPDQTVISGYRSAIQEATELLKSAGAKRVIELAVSGAFHSKLMEAPAKEFRKFLETINLSSPSIPVIANYNAKPYPSSKEEMLDITEKQMYSPVLWTSIVEYIKSLNPDLVIEVGPGQVLKGLVKKTVPEINVSTFSELTF